Genomic segment of Diachasmimorpha longicaudata isolate KC_UGA_2023 chromosome 14, iyDiaLong2, whole genome shotgun sequence:
ACAAGGATATTAAAAACTGAATTGAGCGAATGACtgaagcagaaaaaaaatgaagggatCGAACATAATGTCCACGAATTTGACATCTTgtcaattaaacaattaaactTAAAGTGCAGAAAATCTAATTTTCGTATATTAGAGAGAATATCTCCcattatgaaataaattaaaagagATGGGGTCGTAGAGATGAGGGCAGAtgctgagaaaaattcaattgtcatTATTGAAGGACGCGAGTTAATGAACATTGCTGGAAACATCTATAATAAAATGATTTGAACGGAAATATCTTATTGTTACTGGGGGAAACATCTCCTGATTTTAGGCATAAGTGAGACCATTTAcgaattacaataattatgaagCACTCGGGGCTTTCAAAAGGAAAAGtttgaaaaactcaaaatttATTGGTTCAGAACATTCCCACTATTCCaaacaaaaaattagaaaatgcaACTTCACACATCGTCTTGTGAAAAAATCGGCATTTTTGTTGTCGTCAAAGTTAACATCAGAATTTTCGCCGAAAAATTTGGCagctgaaaatattgaacCTACTGACCTTAGGGTTCGAGATCTATTAAACATTTCCGTTTGATACGATCTGGAATATCGATAATTTCCAGACAACTGCACATCCCTAACTAACGAATTAATCTGGAACAGCTCGGAGGCCGGGCCAAAGTTGATTGTGGCGCCCTCGCCCTCATAGGGCCACCACTATTTCTCTTTGTGGCCACGTGCCCTGGGAGCACAACCTCTATCTAGTCCTCTCTCTTCGACCAACCtcccagtgaaaaaaaaaaccaatccCTCGAAAGTGACGCGAATGTCGTCGATATCAGTTGGCAGTCGATAGCCGACGTGCATGGAGAAGGCACGTCAGACTCTTATCAATATCCCCACCGACAGTCCACCAAACCCACACCTAAAACTGCAACCGAAGGGGGGTACCCACTGGATGCATCATACTCACCCACTTCCCAGGCCGGCTGTCACATGCAAGACAATTCGACGCCGAATAAGATCCTCCGCTACAATAGCCTTGTCATTTCCCAGTGGAACAATaactgattaattattcacaaaaAGTTTGTTGTAACGAAGTGCTGAGTAACCTACAACTCATTTTCATCCATCAATATCGTCCATCGAGTGTAAAGttttccctgaaaaaaaatcctcataaATTATCGCGAGTGGTTGACCACCTGGACatgcaacaaaaaatattatcctgagattttttttctcctccgaGTGTTCCCCCCGAGAATCTCAAAAATGCAGAGGGACACGGCCGGTGAGTTTTGACGCCAAACGCACGCCAGATGCAGTAAAACGCCCGAGAGATCCTGAAATCATCGTCCGGATGATTTCCCCCACATTTGCTCCCTCGATATTTCATCCCGTTTACTCGAGATTCATCGACACATCACACGACATTCCAAAAACGCATCAGGGATGACGACGAGACCCCAGTGTCCAACAGTGAGATTGAAGACCTCCCAAACAACAACAGAATCATTTAGACTGacaaataaacgaaaaaagtgcaataaaataatggaCAGGACGCAGTAAACTCCAGACATCATTAGGGGAGGAAGAAAgggcaaaaattaaaatcaccaGTCTCGAAAAACAGAAGATGAGCCCTGCGGTATACACCCTATACGGGTTCGCAGTGTTCTTCATGATCTTCTGGGTGTGCCTCTGGATTGTTCACATACTGGCACTCATATGCGGCCGCTGGAAATTACATCGTAAACCAACACAGGTGCCAAATATTTACGAGGTACCATTGCCTGGTGTATCAATACTCAAACCACTGATGGGCATTGATccaaatttattcaacaatttgGAGACATTCTTTACACTTGACTATCCAACATACGAGATTCTCTTCTGCGTTGAGGACGAATCAGATCCTGTACTGATGCTTGTACGTAAATTAATGGATAACTACACAAATGTTGAAACGAGACTGTTCATAGGTGGTTGCCGTGTTGGTGTAAATCCAAAGATAAATAATATGCATCCAGCTTACGAGGCTGCCAAATACGAGTTAATACTCATTAGTGATAGTGGAATTAGGATGAAAGAGGATACACTGTTGGACATGGTGAGCTACATGACTGATAGAGTTGGTCTTGTTCATCAATTGCCATTTACGTGCGACAGAAGTGGTTTTGCTGCGGCctatgagaaaatttattttggtaCTGTACAATCGAGAATGTATCTGGCTGCTGATGTACTCAGAATAAATTGTCATACAGGAATGTCAGCATTAATACGTAAGGCACCACTTGATGAGGTTGGTGGATTAAAGACATTTGGTGTTTATCTTGCTGAAGACTTTTTTTATGCTAAATCATTGACTGATCGTGGCTGGCACATGGCTGTGTGCTCACAACCTGCATTGCAAAATAGTGGACACTGTGAAATGAACACATTTCAAGCGAGATTGAGACGATGGGCTAAGCTCAGAGTTGCTATGCTTCCAACAACAATTTTACTGGAACCATTGAGTGAGTGTCTTGTACTTGGTGCTTGTGCATCATGGTCAGCTGCGTTATTATTCGAATGGGATTCACTTGTTTTTTATCTTGTTCATATACTCATGTGGTTCATGCTTGATTGGACGATGCTGTGCATTGTACAGAATAGTCCATTACCGCTTAATAAGTTGGAGTTTATGTGCGGATGGATTCTCAGTGAAATGACGAGACCTTATTTGTTTATACAGGCTGTGCTCGATCCTCTTATACAGTGGCGGTCTAGGGTTTATAAGCTTAAGTGGGGAGGACTTGCTGAGGAAGTTAAGGCTAaggttaaatattaattttgggTACGGTGGAGGGAggaggatttttaattgatgtggtaatttattttcacggACTCCTCCTGGTTGTTCCTGCGAACGAAATTGGACTTTGctaaattcatttattgatagaaaatatgaggaaatttttgggattatgggggaattcatttttcatttggacACCAACTCTGTTCAGTGAAAtgttctttggaaataattacCACATGGAAtatgtgaatttattttgtgggaaaaacgatgatttttggagattttattgaaaaattctacgGATTTTCTGCGGCCCTCAATTTGATGACATttgaattggaaaatatttcagataatttttattgatttttggaTGTTCAGGACGAAGAGTTCTGTTGAAATATTTGCTATAGAAATTCTTCGACTGTAATTTTTACCTTTTTATCGGATAATTGTAGTGAAAAGGGGGCAGACGAGCTGAGGGCACTTTTATACAGCATAACTTCATCctagaataataataacaatactaattttcatgatagcatcacaattaaattttttatctggAACATCTTGCCTGTTGATGATTTCGAGTAATAAAAACCTTTGAATTCTGAATAGAAATCTAGTTTCTTCGTGCGTGTTACCGTCAAATCTACAGACGGAATTTTCTGAACCGCTCCATAAAATGTACATTTCCTCATAAATTAATACTTAATGCTTCAAGCCGCcctaaagaatgaaaaattatcggcCCCTCTATTCCCTCGATTTTTCGAGAATTTCGCTAATTTTGTTAACAActccaattgaaaatattcctcGAAAAACATCAACAGACGTGAGATTTTCTCTAAAAATTactcgaaatattttctactcAAATTCGGCTGCATAAATTGTCTATCgtcttccttcattttttttctcattcggccattgaaaaataaataaataaaatttgaaatccTCTACGGAGACCATCCATTACCTTTCGTCTGTCAAATACTCGTATTCGCCATGCCCCTAGATGGAAtaattcgcagaaaaaccacagaatattcaatagaaattgtTTCTCCCACATTTCTTCGTACATCGCCCTCAGAAAATTCACGAATGAAACTTTTTCAAGCGCTCTAAAATGCACATTTCCTCGTAAAACAATACTCCCCAGTGACTAAAACCCGAAGAACGAAATATCCAACTCATCTCGATATTTCTTTTCATACctcaagagagaaaaaaaatactatcaGACAGTGTACATCTCCATTCCACAATTTGCCTAGATGTTAAATATGCCTATAGGTGTGTTCCGTTTTTACAGCGCGAATATCTACTTTAAGACACGAAGATAATCGCTGATTCCGTTGACTGACTAACTGTatatattacaaaaaaatctttatcGTTGTATCGATTCATCTCATACTGATATTTTTAGTGGGAAGATGTGCCTATAGGTGTATATTCGCTCAAGAGCATATTTAATAGACATTTCATATCAAACtcggaagagagagagagagagaaagagaaaaaaattttctataaaacgaatttcgaatatttgaatattaagaatttcatatattaatatttaaatcgTCATCGATGGAACGTTAGTACAATTTCTACGGAATGCTCGACAAGTATTACTTCTCTTATTTTATTTGCGTTATTGTCATACATtagaaaacaaatttattactCGGGTAAATAACCCAGTGATTATGGCTTTTCTTTTGTACTCCacacctccccccccccctctcggGCAATATCTTTCCATCATCAGCACCTGTTTCTTCCTTCAAATGAATTTGATGATGCATTGGGGGGATAAAGGAATCGTAGATTTTTCTCACTGTCATGCGCACGTGTCACGATGTGACGTGACACTGAGAGAATTGTCAATGTCCTTGTACCTCGTACATCGATGAGAGTGAAAATAGTCTAGTACTGGGTGAGAACATGATAAGTAGCCCATCGAATATGCCAAGAGAAGACAGGTTCACCGATGAGAAAAGATCATTGTTATTGATGGGTGACATTCATTATTGTACAACACATGTATTATGTACATCATTTTATCATGAGGTCAATGTCACTGTTGGATAGGTcggaataattctccatattTGTAAAATGCTGCGGTAGTTCTGTATTAATTCAGTTGTGGTTAACCGAGATGTAATGCATGGGAAATGCTCGGTTTTAACGTTGTGATTAGGAGGAaactgaaattaatatttatcagCGGATTATTTGGATTTGTTGTGGGCACCGGCGGAAGAGGTGGTTTAGAAGAATTTTAGGGcgtagaatttttaatgagtaaCATTGTTATCGGTtgaaaaatttgcatttcCATTTGGAATTTTAGGGAGAGAAGGTGgtggattttatttatatgCCTCGAACTTTTTTGAATCTCTCAAATCCTCCAGAATTTCTCCGGAGAAACTCTgcgagttttttaaaaaacaatattttagtGCGCAATAACAGGAAGTTCCACGAAAAATTGGACATTTTGTTCTGACTTTTAAAGCCTTGAAAACCTTCTAAGCTGAATCTATCGCTGACGAAAACTGTCTCAGTTTCAAATCCGTATGATTTTTTACTATGGTAATTATTCCGCACTACCTTCGTGCTATTTATGCCGTTCCACTCCGTattctctcaaaaaaaaaccgaaaattaATGTAAAATTCGTCGATACATCTGCAATTACTGttaaaattgagaaaacaCATGAAAAAAGGTGAAATAGACAAGTCGAAgctatttatttatacttttttatgaaattaaatgataTTGAATGAATCTCAATACACAAAAACGCTTTCACATTTTATTAAGTTACTATTGACGTTTTGGTTGACAAATCgttttttctctatttattttttttaacgaagaaAAATCTCCACCAGTTTATGGTGAACAAGTGGTCCATGCACTAAACGTATACGCGGATACTTATATTAGGattaattagaattaaataaatcgaGCAGCAGAGAACAAAATACCGTTGATGAGAAtgtaaaaataatcacaactCTACCATTGAagtatttcattttcataattttatcaaaatcatGACAGtttcatgtaaataaaaatgcagACATTATTTTTTGCCCATGAAAGATCGATATGTACAAACAGTATTGAAAAGTGAAGGGAAGATATtgaagaaatggaaaaaaaacatggaaaataaatgaatcgcAAACTCGAAGAGTTTTATCGAAGTCATTAAACCTATCATTAGATTTATTTCCTTAAGTGGCTACTCAGGGGCATTAACCTGAATTTATCAACAACCGGCAGATCTTCCTCGTGATGAGCAATGCATGAAATTCTATTCTCCAGTACGAATGAGTCAGATTTTGTACTGATGCTGGTGAAGAAACCGACGGAAAATTATTCCACACTCAGGCAAATGCTTTCCTCTTTGAatctttaattgaatattgatgACTGAACTTTTTAAAAAGCCGATAAATGGACAACATCTAATGGTCGCTTTGTCATAGTTTCAGTCTCACAGAATTcgtgaataaaaatagtttaaaGGGGGATAAAGTATTTAAAAATGACAAACAAATGGTTCGAACGTTTAAACGATCTTTATCGTAGTTATCCTAgtggtattttatttttaacataCGTCAGAACTAATTGGATCACAGGAAACGactgtcattttttaaattttcatgtctAAAGTTAATTATCGAAAGTTATCGAATTTCTATTTATGAACAAACcgcggagaaaaatattttggaaaaaatttaatgaaacccTACGGTTCTCATCATTAAATAAAATcgttaatatttaaaatgaaaatggatGTTTAAAAGGCATTCTCTAcccagaaattattttcttaaaaaattatcaaaaagatAACAGGAAAAGACGGCAGACGTCACATGTAAATGTTCTGATATTATAATCATTAACCCTACCACTGACAATAATGTTTCGAGGATCAAGAGATAATGGAATTATTATCACGCTACCTCAAGAGCTGCCAATGTAGATTAGCAGGTAGGTGGCTGATAACGCATACAAATGTTAGCTTTATCCGTATTGGATACCGTATgagtcatattttttaatgaataataaaactaaTGAAGAGCTTGGACGGCATGTGGAATTAACCAGCAGCCTTGAAATACAATACCATGCGGAGTTTCGTGATGACATGTTCTTGGGTTGTTCGTGGGTTACCACTGTCACATGACCCTAACAAACTTTCAACATAAAAATACTGGTATATCCAGTTTTAATGTTTCATACTATGGTAATTACGTCTTGTATTTCTCTTACCGGAAACCAGAACTAGACAcaatttctattttctttCGAAATCTTCCCAATTTTCCAACTAATTCAGTTAAATAATTTCCTATCTTTAGTACAATTTTTTGTTACGAATAatcgaaagaaaatattttattggatttattCAGAGAAAAGTAAAATGATTTGCGATATTGGATaacttaaatttaattaacaactAATTTCCTAcagtttcaaaataaaaattggctAATCCAGTGTTTGCACGAGTCGTTAAACCAAAAATTGGCAAAAAATTTCATACGCAAAAATTCTTCATCGACCGTGTTGTtcccaataatttaattaatcgaaTCTGTATGCTCGCTCTCCCCTGAATCTTATTAATCGTCATGCATATGATGGCTTCCGCATTGAGACATCAAGAGGAATAAGAAATGTTGGATAAGACCCTGTGAAATCAATACTCTATCCTATGAATAAACTACGatggaaaatgatgattcttCAACTGCAATGCCTTCGGTGCACGATCGAAACTTGCCAGTTTTGCTTGGCATGAAACCATCGGGTCATTGGGTTGGGTGTTGTTAACATGGATATAGGGTTGGCAAGGTCGATGTGTATCGACTTTTCATGCTTTAATACGAAAGATCTAATTGTTGAtagaaaatcttttttttatcgggCGTCCGTTGCTCTTGTTATTGCACTATTTTATACGATGGGAAGCAGACGTCGACGACTTGTCGCATAAATCATGGGTCAAGGGAGATTAACTATGAGTAATAGTAGCTGAGTAGGCTGTCCTCATACTGTCCCTGctacacataatttttaatgatgctTTAAAAATGTGCGATGGTGTGTGTGGGGTGCGTTGGGCTTTATTTTATAGGCAGAGGAAATTCACGAGGATCTCATGGTACGTCAACACATGAGAATATGTGGTAAACCGAGATAACTTGACGTATCGCGCAGTCGAAATTTTcagcaatatctccgaatctaagagagatagcgtaatttttgttctaacattttttgtagtgCTTAActttctccacaaaaaaggttctgagaaaaatttcgatatctCCCCTAGATCCAGAGATATTCATCGaaaactggtcaatagtcAACAGTGACTTATCTAATCTTAGCATTTCGCTCCTAAATTCGAATCTCTCATTAATTatgtttcgattttttttctgccaaaGTCACTTGGACGTCCTTGAACTACAATTCTAATGAAGGTCAGATGTGATTTTATATCCAGACTTTGGTTTCACGCAGACATAAAATCAACCACAAATgacaaagttgaaaaaaaaaatactagaaAATTCTTCGACTAAAAACTCCGATAAAATGAATCGGCAATGGCTGCTCGACACATCCTGCCAATGTGTAACGCAAAAACAATGTTTTTAACTAGCGTTGActgcaaaaaaatgaatacaaaTGCTCTTTCTCTCGTAATCTGTACACGCTATGTACAGACTAGAGTACAATCGAATCAAGGTCGCTGCGTCGGACTGCGAGAAGACTTTGAATATCGTGGTAGCATAATTCACATACACTGGGTC
This window contains:
- the Glct gene encoding ceramide glucosyltransferase produces the protein MSPAVYTLYGFAVFFMIFWVCLWIVHILALICGRWKLHRKPTQVPNIYEVPLPGVSILKPLMGIDPNLFNNLETFFTLDYPTYEILFCVEDESDPVLMLVRKLMDNYTNVETRLFIGGCRVGVNPKINNMHPAYEAAKYELILISDSGIRMKEDTLLDMVSYMTDRVGLVHQLPFTCDRSGFAAAYEKIYFGTVQSRMYLAADVLRINCHTGMSALIRKAPLDEVGGLKTFGVYLAEDFFYAKSLTDRGWHMAVCSQPALQNSGHCEMNTFQARLRRWAKLRVAMLPTTILLEPLSECLVLGACASWSAALLFEWDSLVFYLVHILMWFMLDWTMLCIVQNSPLPLNKLEFMCGWILSEMTRPYLFIQAVLDPLIQWRSRVYKLKWGGLAEEVKAKVKY